The Caretta caretta isolate rCarCar2 chromosome 10, rCarCar1.hap1, whole genome shotgun sequence genome has a window encoding:
- the SELENOS gene encoding selenoprotein S isoform X2 translates to MELGGGAPGPGRPVLEQEGIQVLQQSGWLLASYGWYILFGCVAVYLVVQKLAEKMRGQRRNRPNAAGAPLEPDVVVRQQEALAAARFRMQEELNEQAEKYKEKQRQLEEEKRRQKIAIWESMQEGKSYKGNLKLNQQEIESTASASSTVPKPKPNKKPLRGGSYNPLSGEGGGTCAWRPGRRGGPSSSG, encoded by the exons AtggagctgggcgggggggcgCCGGGTCCCGGCAGGCCCGTGCTGGAGCAGGAGGGGATCCAGGTCCTGCAGCAGTCGG GCTGGCTGCTGGCCAGCTACGGCTGGTACATCCTCTTCGGCTGCGTCGCTGTCTACCTCGTTGTCCAGAAGTTGGCTGAAAAGATGAGAGGCCAGAGGAGGAACCGACCCAATGCAGCCGGGGCACCACTTG AACCTGATGTGGTGGTGAGACAGCAGGAAGCTCTGGCAGCAGCTCGCTTCAGGATGCAAGAGGAGTTGAATGAACAAgctgaaaaatacaaagaaaagcaAAGACAG cttgaagaagagaagagaaggcaAAAGATAGCAATATGGGAAAGCATGCAAGAAGGAAAAAGCTATAAAGGAAATCTGAAACTGAACCAG CAAGAAATAGAATCCACTGCTTCTGCGTCATCAACAGTCCCGAAGCCTAAACCTAACAAAAAGCCTTTGCGAGGAGGTA GTTATAATCCTTTGTCTGGAGAAGGCGGTGGAACCTGTGCTTGGAGACCAGGTCGCAGAGGAGGTCCATCTTCAAGTGGATGA
- the SNRPA1 gene encoding U2 small nuclear ribonucleoprotein A' isoform X2, whose translation MVKLTAELIEQAAQYTNAVRDRELDLRGYKIPVIENLGATLDQFDAIDFSDNEIRKLDGFPLLKRLKTLLMNNNRICRIGEGLEQALPNLQEIILTNNSIVELGELDPLATIKSLTYLSILRNPVTNKKHYRLYVIHKVPQIRVLDFQKVKLKERQEAEKMFKGKRGAQLAKDIAKRTKTFNPGAGLPTDKKKAGPSTGDVEAIKNAIANATTLAEVERLKGLLQSGQIPGRERKTGPTEEVEEEMEEDTVPNGS comes from the exons ATGGTGAAGCTGACGGCGGAGCTGATCGAGCAGGCGGCTCAGTACACGAACGCCGTGCGGGACCGGGAGCTGGATCTGCGCG GGTACAAAATCCCCGTCATTGAGAACCTGGGTGCCACCTTGGACCAGTTCGATGCCATCGATTTCTCTGACAATGAGATCCGCAAGTTGGACGGGTTCCCTCTGCTGAAGAGGCTGAAAACGTTACTCATGAATAACAACAGGATATG tcGGATCGGTGAGGGACTCGAACAGGCCTTACCCAACCTCCAGGAGATCATTCTTACCAATAATAGCATTGTGGAGCTG GGTGAACTGGATCCTTTGGCAACAATTAAATCACTGACTTACCTGAG TATTTTAAGGAACCCTGTAACAAATAAGAAGCATTACAGATTGTATGTAATCCACAAAGTCCCACAAATCAGAGTGTTGGATTTCCAGAAAGTGAAATTAAAA GAGCGTCAGGAGGCAGAGAAAATGTTCAAGGGCAAACGGGGTGCACAGCTTGCAAAGGATATTGCCAAGAGAACAAAAAC ttTCAATCCAGGTGCTGGTTTGCCGACTGACAAAAAGAAAGCTGGGCCCTCCACAGGAGATGTTGAAGCAATTAAG AATGCCATAGCAAATGCTACAACTCTGGCTGAAGTGGAGAGACTCAAGGGTTTGCTGCAGTCTGGTCAGATACCTGGCAGAGAACGAAAAACAG GACCAACAGAGGAAGTTgaagaggagatggaggaagacACAGTTCCCAATGGATCTTAA
- the SELENOS gene encoding selenoprotein S isoform X3, producing MELGGGAPGPGRPVLEQEGIQVLQQSVGWLLASYGWYILFGCVAVYLVVQKLAEKMRGQRRNRPNAAGAPLEPDVVVRQQEALAAARFRMQEELNEQAEKYKEKQRQLEEEKRRQKIAIWESMQEGKSYKGNLKLNQQEIESTASASSTVPKPKPNKKPLRGGYNPLSGEGGGTCAWRPGRRGGPSSSG from the exons AtggagctgggcgggggggcgCCGGGTCCCGGCAGGCCCGTGCTGGAGCAGGAGGGGATCCAGGTCCTGCAGCAGTCGG tAGGCTGGCTGCTGGCCAGCTACGGCTGGTACATCCTCTTCGGCTGCGTCGCTGTCTACCTCGTTGTCCAGAAGTTGGCTGAAAAGATGAGAGGCCAGAGGAGGAACCGACCCAATGCAGCCGGGGCACCACTTG AACCTGATGTGGTGGTGAGACAGCAGGAAGCTCTGGCAGCAGCTCGCTTCAGGATGCAAGAGGAGTTGAATGAACAAgctgaaaaatacaaagaaaagcaAAGACAG cttgaagaagagaagagaaggcaAAAGATAGCAATATGGGAAAGCATGCAAGAAGGAAAAAGCTATAAAGGAAATCTGAAACTGAACCAG CAAGAAATAGAATCCACTGCTTCTGCGTCATCAACAGTCCCGAAGCCTAAACCTAACAAAAAGCCTTTGCGAGGAG GTTATAATCCTTTGTCTGGAGAAGGCGGTGGAACCTGTGCTTGGAGACCAGGTCGCAGAGGAGGTCCATCTTCAAGTGGATGA
- the SELENOS gene encoding selenoprotein S isoform X1, which translates to MELGGGAPGPGRPVLEQEGIQVLQQSVGWLLASYGWYILFGCVAVYLVVQKLAEKMRGQRRNRPNAAGAPLEPDVVVRQQEALAAARFRMQEELNEQAEKYKEKQRQLEEEKRRQKIAIWESMQEGKSYKGNLKLNQQEIESTASASSTVPKPKPNKKPLRGGSYNPLSGEGGGTCAWRPGRRGGPSSSG; encoded by the exons AtggagctgggcgggggggcgCCGGGTCCCGGCAGGCCCGTGCTGGAGCAGGAGGGGATCCAGGTCCTGCAGCAGTCGG tAGGCTGGCTGCTGGCCAGCTACGGCTGGTACATCCTCTTCGGCTGCGTCGCTGTCTACCTCGTTGTCCAGAAGTTGGCTGAAAAGATGAGAGGCCAGAGGAGGAACCGACCCAATGCAGCCGGGGCACCACTTG AACCTGATGTGGTGGTGAGACAGCAGGAAGCTCTGGCAGCAGCTCGCTTCAGGATGCAAGAGGAGTTGAATGAACAAgctgaaaaatacaaagaaaagcaAAGACAG cttgaagaagagaagagaaggcaAAAGATAGCAATATGGGAAAGCATGCAAGAAGGAAAAAGCTATAAAGGAAATCTGAAACTGAACCAG CAAGAAATAGAATCCACTGCTTCTGCGTCATCAACAGTCCCGAAGCCTAAACCTAACAAAAAGCCTTTGCGAGGAGGTA GTTATAATCCTTTGTCTGGAGAAGGCGGTGGAACCTGTGCTTGGAGACCAGGTCGCAGAGGAGGTCCATCTTCAAGTGGATGA
- the SNRPA1 gene encoding U2 small nuclear ribonucleoprotein A' isoform X1, protein MVKLTAELIEQAAQYTNAVRDRELDLRGYKIPVIENLGATLDQFDAIDFSDNEIRKLDGFPLLKRLKTLLMNNNRICRIGEGLEQALPNLQEIILTNNSIVELGELDPLATIKSLTYLSILRNPVTNKKHYRLYVIHKVPQIRVLDFQKVKLKERQEAEKMFKGKRGAQLAKDIAKRTKTFNPGAGLPTDKKKAGPSTGDVEAIKNAIANATTLAEVERLKGLLQSGQIPGRERKTVGPTEEVEEEMEEDTVPNGS, encoded by the exons ATGGTGAAGCTGACGGCGGAGCTGATCGAGCAGGCGGCTCAGTACACGAACGCCGTGCGGGACCGGGAGCTGGATCTGCGCG GGTACAAAATCCCCGTCATTGAGAACCTGGGTGCCACCTTGGACCAGTTCGATGCCATCGATTTCTCTGACAATGAGATCCGCAAGTTGGACGGGTTCCCTCTGCTGAAGAGGCTGAAAACGTTACTCATGAATAACAACAGGATATG tcGGATCGGTGAGGGACTCGAACAGGCCTTACCCAACCTCCAGGAGATCATTCTTACCAATAATAGCATTGTGGAGCTG GGTGAACTGGATCCTTTGGCAACAATTAAATCACTGACTTACCTGAG TATTTTAAGGAACCCTGTAACAAATAAGAAGCATTACAGATTGTATGTAATCCACAAAGTCCCACAAATCAGAGTGTTGGATTTCCAGAAAGTGAAATTAAAA GAGCGTCAGGAGGCAGAGAAAATGTTCAAGGGCAAACGGGGTGCACAGCTTGCAAAGGATATTGCCAAGAGAACAAAAAC ttTCAATCCAGGTGCTGGTTTGCCGACTGACAAAAAGAAAGCTGGGCCCTCCACAGGAGATGTTGAAGCAATTAAG AATGCCATAGCAAATGCTACAACTCTGGCTGAAGTGGAGAGACTCAAGGGTTTGCTGCAGTCTGGTCAGATACCTGGCAGAGAACGAAAAACAG TAGGACCAACAGAGGAAGTTgaagaggagatggaggaagacACAGTTCCCAATGGATCTTAA